GGTGCAGCGCCTGGACCGGGTCCGGCAGATCCTGGGCGAGGACTGGAACACCCCGGCCGGGGCGCTGGAGATCCAGCTGGCCCTGCGGATCCTGCGGGTGACGGCGGCCGGGCCGTCCCGGCCCCGCCCGCTCCCGAAGGCGCCGGTCCCCCGCTCGCCTTACCCGACCTCGACGTAGCCCGCCCACTCCCCGAGGGCGAACTTCTGCCCCTGGCGGCGCACTTCCACCGCTCCCGTCCCGCCGAAGTGAGCGGGTACGAGCAACTCGGCTTCGTCGGCGGCGCGTTCGAGGATCCGGCGGCGGCTGGCGGCGGCCTGCCCGGCATCCAGGCAGAAGCAGCTGTTGCAGGCGGGCTCCAGGATCTGCACCGGGCTGTGCAGCAGGTCGCCGACGAAGACGGCCCGGTCGGTCCCGGAGGCGAGCCGCAGGACGGCGGATCCGGGGGTGTGTCCGGGCGCGGACTCGAGGGTGAGGTGCTCGTCGATGCGGTGCGCGCCGTCCCAGAGCACCGCCTGCCCGGCGTGGTGGACGGGCGCGATGCTGTCCTCGTAGATCAGCCGGTCGTCCTCCCGGAGGCCGCCGCCGTACCCGTTGCCGGGCCCGAAGTGGTGGTCGTCCGCGGCCGGGATGAGGTACTGGGCGTTGGGGAAGGCCGGCACCCAACCCCCGTCCGCGGCCACGGTGTTCCAGCCGACGTGGTCGCCGTGCACGTGGGTGTTCACGACGATGTCCACGTCCTGCGGCCGGACTCCGGCCCGTGCCAGCTCCCCGAGGAAATCGCCCTGCCGGTGGTGGAAGAGCGGCGAGCCGGGCCGCTCCCGCCCGTTGCCCACGCCCGTGTCGACCAGGACGGTCTTCCCGGCGCTGCGCAGGACCCAGGTCTGCAGGGCGAGCACCGTCCGGTCGCTGTCCGTCTCCCAGTGGTCCGGCGACAGCCAGTCCTCGTTCTCCTTCCACACCTCTGCCCCGACGCCCGGCACGAGGTTGCGCGGCGGCCCTAACGGCCCTGTCCATTCGATGACCCGGGTGATCTCGACGTCGCCCAGCATGATGCTCTGCCTGCTCTCGTTCTTCATGTCGTCGAGTCTAGGAAGCGCCACTGAGCCTCTCAATGCCCGTCCGGCTCATATGGATACGTGCTCGTCTCACACCTGAGGCCTATGGCTAAGCTGGCCTCATGGATGTGGTGAGCGACGCCATCGCGGCCGTACGGATCGGCCGACCCTCCTCCAACCGTGTCCGGGTGAGCGGGCGTTGGTGCACGCGCTTCGCCCCGTACGAGGGTGCGGGCTTCCACGTGGTGCTGGAGGGCTGCTGCTGGCTGCTGCCCGACGACGGCGGCCCGCCGGTCTCCCTCGGCCCCGGCGATGCGGTGCTGCTGCCGCACGGTACGGGGCACGTGATCGCCGACTCCCCCGCCGATGCGGCGGCTGTGGCGCGGGCGGTGCCGTTCGAGCTGCGGCCCGCCGGGACGCTGCCGGGCCGGGCCGCGGCGGCCGCCCCGGGCGAGGTGGAGATGCTGTGCGGCAAGTACCGGCTCGACCGCAGCCGGGTCCACCCGCTCATGCTGGAGCTGCCGAAGGTGGTCCACCTGCCGAACCGGGTGGGAGTGCACCCCGAACTGCGGGCGGCGATCTCCCTGTTGGGCGGCGAGCTCGGCGGCGAGCCGCGGCCGGGGGCCTGTATGGCGGTGCCCAGCCTGCTCGACCTGCTGCTCGTCTACATGATCCGTTCCTGGATGGCCGAGGGCCCGGGCGGAGTCTGGTCGGCCGTCCTCGGCGACCCGGTCGCGGCCGCCGCCCTGCGGGCGCTGCACTCGGATCCGGCCGCGCCCTGGACCAACGACCGGCTGGCGGCCGAGGCGGGCGTCTCCCGTCCCACGCTGGCGCGCCGGTTCACCGCGCTGGTCGGCCGCCCGCCGATGGCGTACCTGACGTGGTGGCGGCTGACGTACGCCGCCACCCTGCTCCGGGACACCCCGGATCCGCTGGCCGCGATCGCGCGCCGGGTGGGGTACGGCACGCCGTACGCCTTCTCGCACGCCTTCAGCAGGGAGTTCGGGACCACACCGGGCCGCTACCGGGACGCGGTGGCGAAGGCTTGGTAGACGGCCGGCCGGCCGGCCGGACGCCCGTGAGCGGCGGGGACGGATCGCCGCCACCGCCACTCAGGGGTCCGGGGAACCGGCCGGCTCAGCGCCGGACCGGACACTGCTTCCACGAGAAGTGGTACACGCTGTTGATGCTGCCGTCCGTGGAGTCGACGGTCATGTAGCTCGTCTTGTTCTTGTCGGAAGTCCCGACGTCCGCGCGCAGCTCGGTGTTGATGTTGAAGTTGCGCTGCTCGCCGCAGGGGGCGAAGACGAGGGCTTCGATGCCGGTGGTGTCGGTCACCTGCCAGTTGTCGTCGAGCTCGCCGTGGAACTGGTGGGTGCGGTTGGCGGTCTGGCTCATGCCCTGGAAGTAGTAGCTGGCCTTCTGGGTACCGGTCGCGCCCGGCTCCAGCTTGCCGTAGCCCCGGTAGTCGACGTGGGACACGGCGTACGTGTAGCCCTGCGGGACGTGCACGAGGAGGGAGAGGAGGCAGTTCTTGCGGCCTTCGGTGGCGGCGACGCCGCCGCCGGCCGAGGCCAGGTACTCGCTGTAGGTGACGGTGAAGGCCGAGTTGTCGGGAGCCACGGCGACGGCGGCGCTGCCGGGACGGCAGCCCGAGCCGTTGACCGAGGCGACGTCGACGGCCACCCGGCCGGGGGGTGCGGCGGCGGTCGTGGCGTCGGCCCCGGCCGAGGGGGTGAGCGTGACGAGGCATCCGGTCACGGCGGCGGCGGTCAGTACGGTGCGAGCGGTGCGAAGTGACTTGATCACGTCGCCATGGATAGCCGCCGCGCAGGGTGGCCGAGCCCGACCGGGTACGCAGCATCACCCGGTCGGACGGCCCGGTTCACCGAAGAAACGATTCAGCGCTCGGGACCGGGCGCCCGAATGGCCCACGTGACGCACCTTCACCCGCCACACCCGCGCCCCTCCCTGCCAAATCAGGCATTTTTCCTATGATGGACATCCCGTCGATCGAGGAGAGCTCATGCCCGGTCCGCTCGTACGGCGGTCCGCCGTGCTGTCCGCATGCGTGGCCGTGGCCGCCGCTCTCGCACCCCTCGCCGCCCCCGCACCGCCCGCCTCCGCCGCGGCGGTCGGCCACGAATCCCCGCCGGGACAGCACCGGGCCGACGAGGGCGCTGCCCGGGTCGAGGCGGACGCCGACGAGGCCGCCGTGATCGGCGAGGAGCACGCCCGGGCGCACGCGCAGCGGCGGAACGACGCCAAGGGCCCCAAGGAGTACCCGCAGGAGAAGCGCACCAAGAGCCTCGCCTCCCTCAGAGCCTCCCAGCAGAAGGCCAACGCCGCTTTTCCCCCTGCGCGGTTCGGCCGGTTCACGGAGTTCTTCCCCTCCCCCGATTTCGGCGTCCACACCGCCCTGCTGCCCACCGGCAAGGTGCTGCTCTTCTCCTTCGAACGCGTGGAGGTCAACCCCACCAAGGAGACCGGGCCCACCGACCGCATCGGCCGGACCAACGCGGGCCGCGCCTTCCTGTGGGACCCGGCCCGGGGCACCGGAGCCCGGGCGTTCAAGAAAGTGGAACCGCCGACCGTCCTGATGCCCGACAGTACGCACACACCGCGCCCGGCGCCGTTCTTCTGCGCGGGGCACGCCTTCCTGCCCAACGGCATGGTCGGGGTCTTCGGCGGCAACACCGGCGGCAAAGGCGGCAGCGGCGCCAAGCTGTCGTTCGTGTTCGACCCGTGGACCGAGAAGTGGTTCCGCAACCAGGACATGTCCGTCGGCCGCTGGTACCCCTCGGTCGTGACGGGGGCGGACGGGCGGCAGATCATCATGTCCGGCCAGTCCGAGCGGGGTACGGGCACGCCCACCCCGGTCGTGGAGCGCTTCCCCGCGCTGCGCCATCCCGTGCCCTGGGGGCCGTACGACATCCCCATCGACCTCGCCTCCGAGCGGCTGCGGGCGGACGCCCCGTTCCGCAACGACTATCCGCACCTGTTCTCGCTGCGCGACGGCATGATCTACGGCCTCGGCCGGGACGCCGACCAGCAGTGGCTGTTCGACCCCGTGAAGGAGACCCGGACCGATCTGCCCCGGCGGCCCGCCGACTTCCGCGGCTACGGCTCGGCGGTGCCGCTGCCGGCCGGGTTCCGCGGCCCCGACTCCGTACTGGTGCTCGGCGGCGATCCGCACGACCCGAACACCTACCGGCTGTCCGGCGGCCGGTGGACCACCGAGGAGCCGCGGGCCTTCGGCCGCACCCAGGACGACACGCTGATCCTGCCGGACGGGACGCTGCTCACGGTCAACGGCGCCCTGGACACCCGCAATTACGGGCACGGGCCGTTCAATCCGCAGGCCGACCTCTCCTACCGCCAGATCGAACTGCGCGACGCGCGGGGCCGCTGGCGGCTCGGACCGGCGCAGCGGCTGCCCCGCGGCTACCACTCCAACGCCCTCGTACTGCCGGACGGCCGGATGATGGTCACCGGCGACGAGCTCCAGCAGATCGCCAACGACCCTGACATCAGGGACAAGATGGACGGCAGCATCGAGCTCTACGAGCCCGCGTACCTGCACCGGGGCGTCCGGCCGGCGCTCGACCGGGCACCCGGTGGCGAGCTGGGCTACGGGGCGGGCTTCGAGGTGCGCAGTTCCACCGCCGCCCGGGTCACCCGGGCCGTGCTCCTGGCGCCGACCACCGTCACCCACGCGGTGAACACCAGCCAGCGCCATCTGGAACTCCCGATCACCGGCGTACACGGCGACGCGATCGGGCTGCGGACACCGCCGAGTGCGGCCGACGCCCCGCCCGGGTACTACATGCTGTTCCTGCTCGACGGGAAAGGGGTGCCGAGCACGGCGAAGTGGGTCAAGCTCGGCGCCCGCCGATAACGGGGGGCGACCCCGCTCTCAGGGCGCGGGCGGCGGCTCGACCCGGGCCAGCCAGGCGGTGAGGAGCGACTCGAGCTGTGCGGCCTGCTGCGGGGTGAGGCCCTCGAGCAGGGTCCGCTCGTTCTCCATGTGCTCGCTGAACGCCCGGTCGATCAGCTCGCGCCCCGCCGGGGTGAGCGCGACCACCCGGCCCCGGCCGTCGGCGGCGGAACGGCGGCGTGCGACGAGGCCGTCCCGTTCGAGCCGGTCGATCCGCTTGGTCATCGCGCCCGTCGTCACCATGGTGTGCACGGCCAGTTCACCGGGCGCCCGCTCGTACGGTTCGCCCGCGCGGCGCAGCGCGGCCAGCACGTCGAACTCCCCCTCGCTCAGCCCGTAGCGGCGGTAGACGAGGCAGAGGCGGTCCGTCAGCAGCAGCCCGAGCCGGTGCAGCCGCCCGATCACGCCCTGCGGGGCGACGTCGACGTCCGGGCGTTCACGGGCCCACTCGGCCTGGATGCGGGCGACGTGGTCGGCGGGCGCTGCCGCTTGCGTTCCATACGGTTCCTGCTTCACCACCCCAGTATACCTTCCATGGAAGGTATTATATCTTCCATGGAAGCTAATCTACGGTGGTCGCTGATCACGGCGGTCGCGCCGATCGCATGGGGCACGAACTACTACGTCACCCGGGAGTTCCTGCCCGCCGACCACCCGCTGTACGGGGCGGGCTTCCGGGCGCTGCCCGCCGGGCTGCTGCTCCTGGCCGCCTCCCGGAAGCTGCCCGCCGGATCCTGGTGGTGGAAGTCCCTGCTGCTCGGCTTCCTGAACATGGGCGGGTTCTTCGCGCTGGTCTACGTCGCCGCGCAGCGGCTGCCGACGAGCGCGGCCTCGACCGTCATGGCGACCGCGCCGCTGGTGATGATGCTGTTCGCCTGGGCGCTGATATCCGAACGGCCGGGGCCGCGCCAGCTGGCGGGCGCAGGACTCGGCGTGGCCGGGGTGTCGTTGATGCTGCTGACCGGGTCCGCGCCGATGGACGCCCTCGGCGTGGCGGCCTCCGTGGCCGCCATGACGATGTCCTCGTTCGGCTACGTCCTCGCCAAGCGGTGGAGCGCCGAGGTCGAGGTGCTCGCCTCGACGGCGTGGCAGCTGCTGGGCGGCGGGCTCCTGCTGCTGCCGTTCGCCGCCGCGGTGGAGGGATCTCCGCCGGCCCTGGACGGTTGCGAGCTCCTCGGATTCGGGTATGTCACGGTCGTCGCGACGGCGCTGGCGTTCGCGGCCTGGTTCGCCGGCCTGCGGCGGCTGCCGGCCGCGACGGTCGGCCTGCTGGGGCTGCTGAACCCGGTCACTGGCGTCCTGTTGGGCACGGCGATCGCCGGGGAAACGCTCACCTTCCGACAGATCTGTGGGCTCCTGCTGACCGTGGCGGGCATCCTACTCGGGCGGAGGGGAGGATTCCTCACCGCTCGTAACGGGAGGAATTCAGTAGGTAGCGATAACGTAAATTCGCGGCTGAATTACCGTCAATAAGGATTTGAGTCGTATCTCGATTTGATAACGAGATCCTTAAAATGGCCTGGACCATTAACGGCCTACGCGCGTAACTCGCCTAATTTTAAAGCGAACTGACTGTTCATCAAATCTGGCCAGCAGGTAACAGTCCGGTATCTCGGGCCGCATTCCCGTTTGTCCGAATTCTCCACCGCGCCCATCTGGCAGGCTCCAGCGCACCCACTCCTCCGACCAAGGATTTGAGGTGCGCATGACTAGACATCGCAGGAAGCAGCGCGAACACCGGCGCAAACCGCGCCGGTTGATACTCCTCACCGCCGCCATGGCCACGGCGGCGGTGATAGCAGGCGGCATCGCCTACTCGGGGCTCGGCGACGACGCCCAGGCAGGGACTCCCGCACTGGCCGAGGCGGCCGCGGACTCCCTCACACCGGCCGCCGCACCGGCCCGCGACGCGGAGCCGGCGCCCATCGTGGGCGAGCCCGCCAACGAGACCGCCAAGGGCATGGTCTTCGACGGCCTCAAGGCTGCGCCGAAGGGCGACCGTTGCGTCGGCGTCTACCGCACGGAGGCCGGGCTCTGCACGCACGGCCCCGACGCCCCGCCGAAGGACGTCGA
The Streptomyces sp. NBC_01296 DNA segment above includes these coding regions:
- a CDS encoding MBL fold metallo-hydrolase — translated: MKNESRQSIMLGDVEITRVIEWTGPLGPPRNLVPGVGAEVWKENEDWLSPDHWETDSDRTVLALQTWVLRSAGKTVLVDTGVGNGRERPGSPLFHHRQGDFLGELARAGVRPQDVDIVVNTHVHGDHVGWNTVAADGGWVPAFPNAQYLIPAADDHHFGPGNGYGGGLREDDRLIYEDSIAPVHHAGQAVLWDGAHRIDEHLTLESAPGHTPGSAVLRLASGTDRAVFVGDLLHSPVQILEPACNSCFCLDAGQAAASRRRILERAADEAELLVPAHFGGTGAVEVRRQGQKFALGEWAGYVEVG
- a CDS encoding AraC family transcriptional regulator, with translation MDVVSDAIAAVRIGRPSSNRVRVSGRWCTRFAPYEGAGFHVVLEGCCWLLPDDGGPPVSLGPGDAVLLPHGTGHVIADSPADAAAVARAVPFELRPAGTLPGRAAAAAPGEVEMLCGKYRLDRSRVHPLMLELPKVVHLPNRVGVHPELRAAISLLGGELGGEPRPGACMAVPSLLDLLLVYMIRSWMAEGPGGVWSAVLGDPVAAAALRALHSDPAAPWTNDRLAAEAGVSRPTLARRFTALVGRPPMAYLTWWRLTYAATLLRDTPDPLAAIARRVGYGTPYAFSHAFSREFGTTPGRYRDAVAKAW
- a CDS encoding DUF4360 domain-containing protein, coding for MIKSLRTARTVLTAAAVTGCLVTLTPSAGADATTAAAPPGRVAVDVASVNGSGCRPGSAAVAVAPDNSAFTVTYSEYLASAGGGVAATEGRKNCLLSLLVHVPQGYTYAVSHVDYRGYGKLEPGATGTQKASYYFQGMSQTANRTHQFHGELDDNWQVTDTTGIEALVFAPCGEQRNFNINTELRADVGTSDKNKTSYMTVDSTDGSINSVYHFSWKQCPVRR
- a CDS encoding galactose oxidase-like domain-containing protein, whose amino-acid sequence is MPGPLVRRSAVLSACVAVAAALAPLAAPAPPASAAAVGHESPPGQHRADEGAARVEADADEAAVIGEEHARAHAQRRNDAKGPKEYPQEKRTKSLASLRASQQKANAAFPPARFGRFTEFFPSPDFGVHTALLPTGKVLLFSFERVEVNPTKETGPTDRIGRTNAGRAFLWDPARGTGARAFKKVEPPTVLMPDSTHTPRPAPFFCAGHAFLPNGMVGVFGGNTGGKGGSGAKLSFVFDPWTEKWFRNQDMSVGRWYPSVVTGADGRQIIMSGQSERGTGTPTPVVERFPALRHPVPWGPYDIPIDLASERLRADAPFRNDYPHLFSLRDGMIYGLGRDADQQWLFDPVKETRTDLPRRPADFRGYGSAVPLPAGFRGPDSVLVLGGDPHDPNTYRLSGGRWTTEEPRAFGRTQDDTLILPDGTLLTVNGALDTRNYGHGPFNPQADLSYRQIELRDARGRWRLGPAQRLPRGYHSNALVLPDGRMMVTGDELQQIANDPDIRDKMDGSIELYEPAYLHRGVRPALDRAPGGELGYGAGFEVRSSTAARVTRAVLLAPTTVTHAVNTSQRHLELPITGVHGDAIGLRTPPSAADAPPGYYMLFLLDGKGVPSTAKWVKLGARR
- a CDS encoding MarR family winged helix-turn-helix transcriptional regulator, giving the protein MKQEPYGTQAAAPADHVARIQAEWARERPDVDVAPQGVIGRLHRLGLLLTDRLCLVYRRYGLSEGEFDVLAALRRAGEPYERAPGELAVHTMVTTGAMTKRIDRLERDGLVARRRSAADGRGRVVALTPAGRELIDRAFSEHMENERTLLEGLTPQQAAQLESLLTAWLARVEPPPAP
- a CDS encoding DMT family transporter; the encoded protein is MEANLRWSLITAVAPIAWGTNYYVTREFLPADHPLYGAGFRALPAGLLLLAASRKLPAGSWWWKSLLLGFLNMGGFFALVYVAAQRLPTSAASTVMATAPLVMMLFAWALISERPGPRQLAGAGLGVAGVSLMLLTGSAPMDALGVAASVAAMTMSSFGYVLAKRWSAEVEVLASTAWQLLGGGLLLLPFAAAVEGSPPALDGCELLGFGYVTVVATALAFAAWFAGLRRLPAATVGLLGLLNPVTGVLLGTAIAGETLTFRQICGLLLTVAGILLGRRGGFLTARNGRNSVGSDNVNSRLNYRQ